A genomic segment from Leptolyngbya boryana PCC 6306 encodes:
- a CDS encoding ABC transporter ATP-binding protein → MTTEIETSTIETRNAPPLLEIQEMTKRFGTFTALDHVALTLRPGTFHALLGENGAGKSTLVKCVMGFYTPTSGQVKLDGQACTIASPRDAQKYGIGMVYQHFTSVPAMTVAENLVIARSGGNLVINWKEESEKLSAFMQTSPFQLPLDALVGQLAAGEKQKLEILKLLYLKSKILILDEPTSVLTPNEADEILGLLREQVTAGLLSVLLISHKMREVTGFTDEITVLRRGKLAGTGSMKVLTVPDITEMMMGERREPKPVEKVTHDAPIPVLEVRDLHADKDNGLEAVSGINLNVRSGEIVGIAGISGNGQREFVEVLAGQRQPTAGEVLVNGERYQATRAQMYEHRVFVLPEEPLKNACVPHMSVAENLALRTFDRPPQSKGILLYFKAIRDAAQSLIQSFKIKTPTPETPIRDLSGGNVQRAVLARELSSDHIKLLITANPCFGLDFAAVEDIHGQILQARNRGVAVLLVSEDLDELLKLSDRILVISGGKFLYESSIDNADFNEIGRSMTGH, encoded by the coding sequence ATGACAACCGAAATTGAAACCTCTACGATCGAGACTCGAAACGCTCCGCCACTTCTCGAAATTCAGGAAATGACGAAGCGCTTCGGAACGTTTACCGCTCTAGACCATGTGGCATTGACCCTCAGACCTGGAACGTTCCACGCCCTACTCGGTGAGAACGGAGCCGGGAAAAGCACCCTGGTCAAATGTGTGATGGGATTCTATACGCCAACCAGCGGACAGGTGAAATTAGACGGGCAGGCTTGTACGATTGCATCTCCGCGCGATGCCCAAAAATATGGAATTGGCATGGTCTATCAGCATTTCACCTCTGTTCCCGCGATGACGGTTGCAGAAAATTTAGTGATTGCGCGATCGGGAGGAAATTTAGTCATTAATTGGAAAGAAGAGAGTGAAAAGCTCTCGGCTTTCATGCAAACTTCGCCCTTTCAATTGCCGTTAGATGCGCTAGTTGGACAATTGGCAGCCGGGGAAAAACAAAAGCTAGAAATTCTGAAACTGCTTTATCTAAAGAGCAAAATTCTGATTCTCGATGAACCAACCTCAGTCCTGACTCCCAACGAAGCCGATGAAATTTTAGGACTGCTTCGAGAGCAAGTTACTGCAGGCTTACTCAGTGTCTTACTGATTAGCCACAAGATGCGTGAGGTCACAGGCTTTACAGACGAAATCACCGTACTGCGACGCGGCAAATTAGCTGGAACAGGCAGCATGAAAGTTCTCACCGTACCCGACATCACAGAAATGATGATGGGCGAACGGCGCGAACCCAAGCCCGTTGAGAAAGTGACGCATGATGCTCCGATTCCGGTTCTCGAAGTTCGCGATCTGCACGCCGATAAAGATAACGGACTCGAAGCCGTTTCGGGCATTAATCTGAATGTTCGCAGTGGTGAAATTGTCGGAATTGCTGGAATTTCAGGCAATGGTCAGCGCGAATTTGTGGAAGTGCTAGCTGGACAGCGACAGCCCACAGCGGGAGAAGTGCTCGTCAATGGAGAACGCTATCAAGCCACACGAGCGCAAATGTATGAACATCGCGTCTTTGTCCTCCCTGAAGAACCGCTAAAAAATGCCTGCGTGCCGCATATGAGTGTGGCAGAAAATTTAGCCTTAAGAACCTTCGATCGTCCTCCCCAATCGAAAGGAATTCTGCTCTACTTCAAAGCGATTCGAGACGCAGCCCAATCTCTGATTCAAAGTTTCAAAATTAAAACGCCAACGCCTGAGACACCCATTCGTGACTTATCGGGCGGAAACGTACAGCGGGCTGTTCTGGCGCGCGAACTTTCCTCGGATCACATTAAACTCTTGATCACAGCCAACCCCTGCTTTGGTCTAGACTTCGCAGCCGTCGAAGATATTCATGGGCAAATTCTGCAAGCCCGCAATCGCGGCGTTGCGGTGCTGCTCGTCAGTGAAGACTTAGATGAATTGCTGAAATTGTCCGATCGCATTCTTGTGATTAGCGGCGGTAAGTTTTTATACGAAAGTTCAATTGACAATGCTGACTTTAATGAGATCGGACGCAGTATGACTGGGCACTAA
- a CDS encoding ABC transporter permease, translating into MATEAIGWWGVPLAIVAGTLRGSAPFLFVSLGECLTEKSGKINLGLEGTLLMGAMSAYGVSYLTQGMVGSALSPWLGVFVAGLSGVFLGFIHAWLSQQPKVNDVAVGIAMIIFGSGLAFFFGKPFIQPSAPQLPAIGLGDWSSIAQIQQTFKINPLFVLGILIAPAMTWFFKTTRWGLFIRAVGDNPEAALAMGISIKKVRMLCTMAGGFLAGVGGAYLSLYYPGSWSERISSGQGLMAVALVIFARWNPVQCLWASLLFGGAQAVGPALQAVGIDGGYYLFNAAPYVLTLVIMILTCSPKRTISGAPGALGTLN; encoded by the coding sequence ATGGCAACAGAAGCGATCGGTTGGTGGGGAGTGCCCTTAGCCATTGTGGCGGGAACCTTGAGAGGTAGCGCGCCCTTTTTGTTTGTCAGCTTAGGAGAATGCTTGACCGAGAAAAGCGGCAAGATCAACCTCGGCTTAGAAGGAACGTTGTTGATGGGAGCGATGAGTGCTTATGGCGTTTCTTATCTTACACAAGGGATGGTTGGCAGTGCTCTTTCTCCCTGGCTCGGTGTCTTTGTCGCTGGACTTTCGGGAGTGTTTTTGGGATTCATTCATGCGTGGCTGTCTCAACAACCCAAAGTCAATGATGTCGCCGTGGGGATTGCCATGATTATTTTTGGCAGTGGCTTGGCATTCTTTTTCGGAAAGCCGTTCATTCAACCTTCTGCGCCGCAACTTCCGGCAATTGGACTCGGAGATTGGAGTTCGATCGCACAAATCCAGCAGACTTTCAAAATTAATCCATTGTTTGTCCTGGGAATTTTAATTGCACCTGCGATGACCTGGTTTTTCAAAACAACGCGCTGGGGTTTATTTATCCGCGCTGTAGGAGACAATCCAGAAGCAGCGTTGGCAATGGGCATTTCGATCAAGAAAGTGCGGATGCTCTGCACAATGGCAGGTGGATTTTTAGCCGGAGTTGGAGGCGCGTATTTGTCGCTGTACTATCCGGGAAGTTGGTCAGAACGGATTTCGAGTGGGCAAGGACTGATGGCAGTGGCACTCGTGATTTTTGCACGATGGAATCCCGTTCAGTGTTTGTGGGCTTCGCTGTTATTTGGGGGAGCACAAGCTGTCGGCCCTGCCCTGCAAGCAGTCGGCATCGACGGGGGATATTATCTGTTTAATGCAGCACCGTATGTGCTGACGTTAGTGATTATGATTTTGACTTGTTCCCCGAAACGAACCATCTCAGGAGCACCGGGAGCATTGGGAACTTTGAATTAG